The proteins below are encoded in one region of Microbispora sp. NBC_01189:
- a CDS encoding AraC family transcriptional regulator yields the protein MALRGGGAVPADLVPRLRLARDRIDRDYRSDLDLDGLAAVAGISKFYFVRCFEAAYGETPMRYLTRRRLERAQELLRGANLTVTEICMAVGFTSLGSFSAKFRRLVGESPSEYRDRWAARGGPRVPGCYLFMSGVLDLGAHRVSDSAILEKPRSAGQQ from the coding sequence GTGGCGCTCAGAGGAGGCGGGGCGGTGCCGGCGGACCTGGTGCCTCGGCTGCGCCTGGCCCGTGACCGCATCGACCGCGACTACCGGAGCGATCTCGATCTCGACGGGCTCGCCGCGGTCGCCGGGATCTCCAAGTTCTACTTCGTCCGCTGTTTCGAGGCGGCGTACGGCGAGACGCCGATGCGCTACCTCACCCGGCGCAGGCTGGAGCGCGCGCAGGAACTGCTGCGCGGGGCCAACCTGACGGTCACCGAGATCTGCATGGCGGTCGGGTTCACCAGTCTCGGGTCGTTCTCGGCCAAGTTCCGGCGGCTGGTGGGGGAGAGCCCGAGCGAGTACCGCGACAGGTGGGCGGCACGCGGCGGCCCCCGCGTCCCCGGCTGCTATCTGTTCATGTCCGGCGTGCTGGACCTCGGAGCGCACCGCGTCTCCGACTCTGCAATTTTGGAGAAGCCCAGGTCAGCGGGGCAGCAGTAG
- a CDS encoding TetR family transcriptional regulator, translating to MSPAARIDTESVLRAALQVLDEEGVAALSMRTIAARLQVRAASLYYHVPNKAALLQLVADRVAEEVIASVVPGRGWRDLLTDVAQGLRRTLRAHPGAAAVVAVRHASPQVFERAVPTVLAAMNAGLRVADEEALYLVQSLYILVTGHALAEFGDTPEPPAAPTAYYDAWFDIAISTFLAGVEARYGA from the coding sequence GTGAGCCCGGCTGCCCGTATCGACACCGAATCGGTCCTGCGCGCCGCGCTGCAGGTGCTCGACGAGGAGGGCGTCGCGGCGCTCTCCATGCGCACGATCGCCGCCCGCCTCCAGGTCAGGGCGGCGTCGCTCTACTACCACGTGCCCAACAAGGCCGCGCTGCTCCAACTGGTCGCCGACAGGGTCGCCGAAGAGGTGATCGCGTCGGTCGTTCCGGGCCGCGGGTGGCGCGACCTGCTCACGGACGTCGCCCAGGGGCTGCGCCGGACATTGCGGGCCCACCCCGGCGCGGCCGCCGTCGTCGCCGTACGGCACGCGTCTCCGCAGGTGTTCGAGCGGGCCGTCCCGACGGTGCTGGCCGCCATGAACGCGGGCCTGCGAGTGGCCGACGAGGAGGCGCTGTATCTCGTGCAGTCCCTTTACATCCTCGTGACCGGCCACGCCCTCGCCGAGTTCGGCGACACCCCCGAGCCACCGGCCGCGCCCACCGCGTACTACGACGCCTGGTTCGACATCGCCATCTCGACCTTCCTCGCGGGCGTCGAGGCGCGCTACGGCGCCTGA